One Aegilops tauschii subsp. strangulata cultivar AL8/78 chromosome 7, Aet v6.0, whole genome shotgun sequence genomic window carries:
- the LOC109764708 gene encoding uncharacterized protein yields the protein MIMIVMQLLMFASLCLPCSANAVHAATAETATTSATDHQALMSLRSLIKGDPFQALDSWGNQSIPMCQWRGVACGTRGRRRGRVVALELGGLNLLGTIASSIGNLTNLRHFGLQQNRFYGIIPSEVGHLVQLEYLNLSRNSIGGEIPPTLATCVELRVIDLKHNMHKGSVPRELASLHNLEVLGLGYNNLTGSIPVEIGNLKALIRLDLSSNMLVGEIPTQIGNLRNLTKLHLSFNRLSGSVPVEIGNLKGLIHLVLHSNMLVGEIPTQIGNLRNLTVLDLPINGLTGFIPVSLGGLQKLQFLYLGLNRLSGPIPPSLGNLSSLLVLAVQISGLTGSIPESLGDLNLLNVLSLTSNSLTGSIPHTLGKLSSLVEFYLNGNQLEGSIPPSVYNLSSLQIFSVQYNNLSGPISDQLGNKFQQLQNLTIDNNRFHGSIPESLCNASMLEMVQLSKNFFSGVIPKCLGATMKSLSALLLSHNQLEARNDADWDFISSLTNCSMLQYLSLGHNKLQGVIPNSMANLSTNLRYFSVSGNMLRGSIPEGIGNLVNLQHLQVDGNFLDGKIPESIGNLRILAELYLSNNGLSGPIPPMLGNLTALITLDLSQNVLAGPIPSSLGSCPVDTLSLAFNQLVGSIPKEIFLISTLSDSMQLQGNKLTGTIPPEVSNLVNLGYLDVSDNMITGSVPASLAQCGSLQYLIMEGNLLQGTIPASMSQMKGLLVLDVSRNNLSGDIPVFLGDMRGLATLNISFNNFEGEVPKHGLFLNASATLIEGNYGLCGGIPQFNLHPCSNHTSKKWSHKLVVLIPVGSALLCIILVLIVLFAQQKLRNKFTKIRRVPSLHSGQHLRVTYAELVRATSGFASENLLGTGSFGSVYKGTTMNGDQEVIVAIKVLNLQQRGASQSFVAECETLRCIRHRNLVKILTVCSSIDFRGLDFKALVFEFMPNGDLDQWLHSHLLEDGSHGVLNLTQRIDIAIDVGSALEYLHHNKPVPIVHCDLKPSNILLDNDMVAHVGDFGLARFLQQDDTSLPEISSGWATRRGTIGYAAPEYRQANEVSVYGDTYSYGILLLELFTGKRPTNGEFLQDLNLHSYAEVALRDQAANLVNLADWGCYERATGDQRQVSHTPIE from the exons ATGATCATGATAGTCATGCAGCTTTTGATGTTTGCTTCCCTTTGTCTCCCGTGTTCAGCCAATGCCGTGCATGCAGCCACTGCTGAAACTGCCACAACAAGCGCCACTGACCACCAAGCGCTCATGTCATTGAGGTCTCTGATTAAAGGAGATCCATTCCAAGCACTGGATTCATGGGGGAACCAATCGATCCCTATGTGCCAATGGCGCGGAGTGGCCTGCGGCACGCGTGGCCGCCGTCGCGGCCGTGTCGTAGCACTGGAGCTTGGTGGGCTCAACCTTCTTGGCACCATTGCCTCTTCCATAGGTAATCTAACTAACCTCAGGCATTTTGGCCTCCAACAGAATCGCTTTTATGGTATCATACCATCAGAGGTTGGACATCTCGTACAACTCGAGTATCTGAATCTCAGCAGGAACTCCATCGGGGGGGAGATCCCGCCGACGCTGGCCACTTGTGTTGAGCTTCGAGTTATTGATCTCAAGCACAACATGCATAAAGGCTCGGTGCCCCGGGAGTTGGCATCCCTGCATAATCTTGAGGTACTGGGTCTTGGGTACAACAACCTTACAGGAAGTATCCCTGTGGAGATTGGAAACCTGAAAGCTCTGATCCGTCTTGATTTGTCATCAAACATGCTAGTAGGAGAAATCCCAACCCAAATTGGAAATCTTAGAAACTTGACCAAGTTACATCTTAGCTTCAATCGTCTGTCAGGTTCCGTCCCTGTGGAGATTGGAAACCTGAAAGGCCTGATCCATCTTGTTCTTCACTCAAACATGCTAGTAGGAGAAATCCCAACGCAAATTGGAAATCTTAGAAACTTGACCGTGTTAGATCTTCCTATCAATGGTCTGACAGGTTTTATTCCTGTCTCTCTTGGAGGCCTCCAGAAATTACAGTTTCTGTATCTAGGGCTGAACCGACTCTCAGGGCCGATTCCACCTTCCCTAGGAAACCTCTCATCTCTACTAGTTCTAGCTGTCCAAATAAGTGGCCTAACTGGTAGCATCCCTGAATCGTTAGGAGATCTGAATCTGCTCAACGTCCTTTCTCTCACATCTAATAGTCTTACAGGCTCAATCCCTCACACTCTTGGAAAACTCAGTTCTCTCGTTGAGTTTTATCTCAACGGGAATCAACTCGAGGGTTCTATACCACCTTCTGTCTATAATCTCTCATCCCTCCAAATTTTTAGTGTGCAATACAACAACCTCAGTGGACCCATTTCAGATCAGTTGGGTAATAAGTTTCAACAACTCCAGAACCTTACCATAGACAATAATAGGTTTCATGGGTCCATCCCAGAGTCTTTGTGCAATGCTTCAATGCTTGAAATGGTACAACTGAGCAAGAACTTCTTTTCCGGAGTAATACCAAAATGCCTTGGAGCTACCATGAAGAGCTTATCGGCACTGCTTCTCTCACATAACCAGCTAGAGGCAAGGAATGATGCCGATTGGGATTTCATTTCTAGCTTGACAAACTGTAGTATGCTACAGTACCTATCTCTTGGCCATAACAAACTACAAGGGGTGATACCAAATTCAATGGCAAACCTTTCCACAAACTTGAGATATTTCAGCGTGTCAGGCAACATGCTACGGGGAAGTATACCTGAAGGAATTGGAAACCTTGTCAACTTGCAACACTTGCAGGTGGATGGTAATTTCctagatggaaaaattcctgaaTCGATTGGCAATCTTAGGATCCTGGCTGAATTATACTTGTCAAACAATGGTTTATCTGGACCAATTCCACCAATGCTTGGAAATCTCACAGCATTAATTACACTCGACCTCAGCCAAAATGTGCTTGCCGGTCCCATACCATCCAGCCTTGGAAGCTGCCCTGTGGACACATTGAGCCTAGCATTCAATCAGCTTGTTGGTTCAATACCAAAAGAGATTTTCCTCATATCGACACTATCTGATTCCATGCAGCTCCAAGGCAATAAGTTAACTGGGACAATTCCTCCAGAAGTTAGTAATCTAGTGAATCTCGGATATCTGGATGTGTCTGACAACATGATAACTGGCTCAGTTCCTGCCTCTCTAGCTCAGTGTGGAAGTTTGCAGTATCTCATTATGGAAGGAAACCTACTTCAGGGCACAATTCCAGCATCAATGTCACAGATGAAAGGGCTTCTAGTTCTTGATGTTTCAAGAAACAACTTGTCCGGGGACATCCCAGTCTTCCTTGGGGACATGCGGGGGCTCGCTACCCTGAACATATCATTCAACAATTTTGAGGGTGAAGTTCCAAAACATGGATTATTTCTCAATGCAAGTGCAACTCTTATTGAAGGGAACTATGGCTTATGTGGAGGTATCCCCCAATTTAACTTGCATCCCTGCTCAAATCATACATCCAAGAAGTGGTCTCACAAGCTTGTCGTGTTGATCCCAGTAGGCAGTGCACTTCTTTGCATTATCTTAGTACTAATTGTACTATTTGCACAACAGAAATTGAGAAACAAGTTTACAAAGATTAGAAGGGTTCCATCGCTCCATAGTGGACAACATCTGAGGGTTACCTATGCTGAATTAGTGAGAGCAACAAGTGGTTTTGCTTCTGAGAACCTCTTAGGCACAGGAAGCTTCGGCTCCGTGTACAAAGGAACAACGATGAATGGAGATCAGGAAGTGATTGTCGCTATCAAGGTGCTCAACCTCCAGCAGCGAGGGGCATCTCAAAGCTTTGTTGCAGAATGTGAGACTTTAAGATGCATCAGACATCGAAACCTTGTGAAGATATTGACCGTCTGCTCAAGTATTGATTTCAGGGGTCTAGACTTCAAAGCTCTCGTATTTGAGTTCATGCCGAATGGAGATCTTGATCAATGGCTACACAGCCATCTCCTGGAAGATGGGAGCCATGGCGTGCTCAATCTTACCCAAAGGATAGACATTGCCATTGATGTAGGTTCAGCGCTCGAATACCTTCACCACAATAAGCCAGTGCCAATAGTTCATTGTGATCTTAAGCCAAGCAATATTCTCCTCGATAATGACATGGTTGCCCATGTGGGTGACTTTGGACTCGCAAGGTTCTTGCAGCAGGATGATACTAGCCTCCCAGAAATATCAAGTGGTTGGGCTACAAGAAGGGGAACAATTGGATATGCTGCCCCAG AGTACCGTCAAGCAAATGAAGTCTCGGTCTATGGCGATACATATAGCTATGGAATACTATTGTTAGAGTTGTTCACTGGTAAAAGGCCAACTAATGGTGAGTTTCTGCAAGATCTAAACCTACATAGTTACGCCGAGGTAGCACTGAGAGACCAAGCCGCCAACCTGGTCAATCTGGCAGATTGGGGATGCTACGAGAGAGCTACTGGCGATCAGAGACAAGTATCGCACACACCTATTGAGTGA
- the LOC120967878 gene encoding receptor kinase-like protein Xa21 produces the protein MSTMIVMQFFVFALLCLPCWANAVHLPTLSTAQTATTSSATDHQALMSLRSLFKGDPFQALTSWGNQSIPMCQWCGVACGTRGHRRGRVVALDLRGLNLVGTIASSIGNLTYLRHFGLQENHFYGAIPSEVGHLVQLEYLNLSRNSIGGDIPPTLATCVQLQVIDLRHNMHEGSVSRELASLHNLEVLALGYNNLTGSIPVEIGNLKALTSLLLNSNMLVGEIPTQIGNLRNLTDLDLYFNGLSGSIPASLGGLQKLQILYLSENKLSGPIPPSLGNLSSLNVLAFEENGLTGSIPESLGNMNLLNALCLTLNSLTGSIPPTLGKLSSLVGLYLTGNQLEGTIPPSLYNLSSLQVLSVQINNLSGSISDDLGNKFPQLQLLGMSSNQFHESIPESLCNASMLEMVQLGANFLTGVIPKCLGATMKSLSLLHLSFGQLEARNDADWDFISSLTNCSMLKKLSLGNNKLEGVLPYSIANLSTNLRFFSVSDNMLRGNILEGIGNLVNLQGLQMNGNFLNGKIPESIGNLGILVELYLYNNSLSGPIPPVFGNLTSLNRLVLTQNVLTGSIPSSLGSCPFETLSLQFNQLVGPIPKEIFLISTLSVSMELQGNKLTGTIPSEVSNVVHLGSLDVSDNRITGLVPASLAQCGSLQYLSMEGNLLQGTIPASISQMKGLLVLDVSRNNLSGDIPIFLGDMQGLATLNISFNNFEGEVPKRGLFLNASAALIEGNYGLCGGIPQFNLHPCSNHTSKKWSHKIVVFISVGSAVLCIILVLFAIFARQKLRSKFTKTGRVPSLHSGQHMRVTYAELVRATSGFASENLLGAGSFRSVYKGTMMDGHQEVVVAVKVLNLEQRGASQSFVAECETLRCIRHRNLVKILTVCSSIDFRGLDFKALVFEFMPNGNLDQWLHGRLLEDGGHGVLSLTQRIDIAIDVASALEYLHHNKPVPIVHCDLKLSNILLDNDKVAHVSDFGLARFLHQDDTSLPEISSGWATRRGTIGYAAPEYGQGNEVSVYGDTYSFGILLLELFTGKRPTDGEFLQDLNLHSYVDIALRDQASNLVDLCLLSSLEEGTTMRAACITSVLHIGILCSKELPTDRMQIGHAMRELLAIRDKYRTHLLSEGGSI, from the exons ATGTCGaccatgatagtcatgcagtttTTCGTGTTTGCCTTACTCTGTCTCCCGTGTTGGGCCAATGCCGTGCATCTACCCACCTTGTCAACTGCTCAAACTGCCACAACAAGCAGCGCCACTGACCACCAAGCGCTCATGTCATTGAGGTCTCTGTTTAAAGGAGATCCATTCCAAGCACTGACTTCATGGGGAAACCAGTCGATCCCAATGTGCCAATGGTGCGGAGTGGCCTGTGGCACGCGTGGCCACCGCCGCGGCCGTGTCGTCGCACTGGATCTTCGTGGACTCAACCTTGTTGGCACCATTGCCTCTTCCATAGGTAATCTAACTTACCTCAGGCATTTTGGCCTCCAAGAGAACCACTTTTACGGTGCCATACCATCAGAGGTTGGACATCTCGTACAACTTGAGTATCTGAACCTCAGCAGGAACTCCATCGGCGGCGACATCCCGCCTACACTGGCCACTTGTGTTCAGCTTCAAGTCATTGATCTGAGGCACAACATGCATGAAGGTTCGGTGTCCCGGGAGTTAGCATCCCTGCATAATCTTGAGGTACTGGCTCTTGGGTACAACAACCTTACAGGAAGTATCCCTGTGGAGATTGGAAACCTGAAAGCTCTGACCAGTCTTCTTCTGAACTCAAACATGCTAGTAGGAGAAATCCCAACACAAATAGGAAATCTTAGAAACTTGACCGATTTAGATCTTTACTTCAATGGTTTGTCAGGTTCTATTCCTGCCTCTCTTGGAGGCCTCCAGAAATTACAAATTTTGTATCTATCAGAAAACAAGCTCTCAGGGCCGATTCCACCTTCCCTAGGAAACCTCTCATCTCTAAATGTTCTAGCTTTCGAAGAAAATGGCCTAACTGGTAGCATCCCTGAATCGTTAGGAAATATGAATCTCCTCAACGCCCTTTGTCTCACACTTAATAGCCTTACAGGCTCAATCCCTCCCACTCTTGGAAAACTCAGTTCGCTCGTTGGGTTGTATCTGACTGGGAATCAACTCGAGGGTACTATACCACCTTCTCTCTACAATCTTTCATCCCTCCAAGTTTTAAGCGTGCAAATTAACAACCTCAGTGGATCTATTTCAGATGACCTGGGTAATAAGTTTCCACAACTTCAGCTACTTGGCATGAGCAGTAATCAATTTCATGAGTCCATCCCAGAGTCTTTGTGCAATGCTTCAATGCTTGAAATGGTTCAATTGGGTGCCAACTTTCTTACCGGAGTAATACCAAAATGTCTTGGAGCTACCATGAAGAGCTTATCGTTACTGCATCTCTCATTTGGTCAACTAGAGGCAAGGAATGATGCGGATTGGGACTTCATTTCTAGCTTGACAAACTGTAGTATGCTGAAGAAGCTGAGTCTAGGCAATAACAAACTAGAAGGGGTGCTGCCCTATTCGATAGCAAATCTTTCCACAAATTTAAGATTTTTCAGCGTGTCGGACAACATGCTACGGGGAAATATACTTGAAGGAATTGGAAACCTTGTCAACTTGCAAGGGTTGCAGATGAATGGTAATTtcctaaatggaaaaattcctgaaTCAATTGGCAACCTTGGGATCCTGGTTGAACTATACTTGTACAACAACAGCTTATCTGGACCAATTCCACCAGTATTTGGAAATCTCACATCACTAAATAGACTCGTCCTCACCCAAAATGTGCTTACTGGCTCCATACCATCCAGCCTTGGAAGTTGTCCTTTTGAGACACTAAGCCTACAATTCAATCAGCTTGTTGGTCCTATACCAAAAGAGATTTTCCTCATATCGACACTGTCTGTTTCCATGGAGCTCCAAGGCAATAAGTTAACTGGGACAATTCCTTCAGAAGTTAGTAATGTAGTGCATCTTGGATCTCTGGATGTGTCTGACAACAGGATAACTGGCTTAGTTCCTGCCTCTCTAGCTCAGTGTGGAAGTTTGCAGTATCTCAGTATGGAAGGAAACCTACTTCAGGGCACAATTCCAGCATCAATATCACAGATGAAAGGCCTTCTAGTTCTTGATGTTTCAAGAAACAACTTGTCCGGGGACATCCCAATCTTCCTTGGGGACATGCAGGGGCTCGCTACCCTGAATATATCATTCAACAATTTTGAGGGTGAAGTTCCAAAACGTGGATTATTTCTGAATGCAAGTGCAGCTCTGATCGAAGGGAACTATGGCTTATGTGGAGGTATCCCCCAATTTAACTTGCATCCCTGCTCAAACCATACATCCAAGAAGTGGTCACACAAAATTGTCGTGTTTATCTCAGTAGGCAGCGCGGTTCTTTGCATCATCTTAGTACTATTTGCAATATTTGCACGCCAGAAATTGAGAAGCAAGTTTACTAAGACAGGACGGGTTCCATCACTCCATAGTGGACAGCATATGAGAGTTACCTATGCTGAATTAGTGAGAGCAACAAGTGGTTTTGCTTCTGAGAACCTCTTAGGCGCAGGAAGCTTTAGGTCCGTGTACAAAGGAACAATGATGGATGGACATCAGGAAGTGGTTGTCGCTGTGAAGGTGCTCAACCTCGAGCAGCGAGGGGCATCTCAAAGCTTTGTTGCAGAATGTGAGACTTTAAGATGCATTAGACATCGAAACCTTGTGAAGATATTGACCGTTTGTTCAAGTATTGATTTCAGAGGTCTAGACTTCAAAGCTCTAGTATTTGAGTTCATGCCGAATGGAAATCTTGATCAATGGCTACACGGCCGTCTCCTGGAAGATGGGGGCCATGGGGTGCTCAGTCTTACCCAAAGGATAGACATTGCCATTGATGTAGCTTCAGCACTCGAATACCTTCACCACAATAAGCCAGTACCAATAGTTCATTGTGATCTTAAGCTAAGCAATATTCTCCTCGATAATGACAAGGTTGCCCATGTCAGTGACTTTGGACTTGCAAGGTTCTTGCACCAGGATGATACTAGCCTCCCAGAGATATCAAGTGGTTGGGCTACAAGAAGGGGAACAATTGGATATGCTGCTCCAG AGTACGGTCAAGGAAATGAAGTCTCGGTCTATGGTGATACCTATAGCTTCGGAATACTGTTGTTAGAGTTGTTCACTGGTAAAAGGCCAACTGATGGTGAGTTTCTGCAAGATCTAAACCTACATAGTTACGTCGACATAGCACTGAGAGACCAAGCCAGCAACCTGGTCGATCTGTGTTTATTATCTTCACTGGAGGAAGGGACAACCATGAGAGCTGCATGCATCACTTCAGTTCTGCACATTGGGATATTATGCTCGAAGGAACTGCCAACTGATCGCATGCAGATTGGGCATGCTATGAGAGAGCTACTGGCGATCAGAGACAAGTATCGCACACACCTATTGAGTGAAGGTGGGTCCATTTAA